One stretch of Lysobacter sp. KIS68-7 DNA includes these proteins:
- the cutA gene encoding divalent-cation tolerance protein CutA has protein sequence MTALLCLTTCPDADSARRIADALVDARLAACVSVVPGVHSTYRWQGAIERGDEVLLLIKTTHEALPALQARLPELHPYELPELLAVEAAGLPDYLQWIAREVQAPSAP, from the coding sequence GTGACCGCCCTGCTCTGCCTCACCACCTGTCCCGACGCCGACTCCGCGCGCCGCATCGCCGATGCGCTCGTGGACGCGCGCCTGGCCGCCTGCGTGAGCGTAGTGCCCGGCGTGCACTCGACGTACCGCTGGCAGGGCGCGATCGAGCGCGGTGACGAAGTCCTGCTGCTCATCAAGACCACGCACGAAGCGCTGCCCGCCCTCCAGGCGCGCCTGCCCGAACTCCACCCCTACGAACTGCCGGAGCTGCTGGCGGTCGAAGCGGCCGGATTACCCGACTACCTCCAGTGGATCGCGCGCGAAGTCCAAGCGCCTTCCGCCCCCTGA
- a CDS encoding helix-turn-helix transcriptional regulator → MTSQQRIRLARRHAAMSQTQLAQAVGVQRSAVSHWEAPQGKNPSVQHMREIAMVTGVQFEWLATGRGQMAPSRDTVLDSVAAVDALLVDDSLEQRLLMAFREAPVRARLALVELVEELASQRTGRPRARSLMTSDAYYDTLE, encoded by the coding sequence ATGACGTCCCAGCAACGCATCCGACTCGCCCGCCGCCACGCCGCCATGTCGCAGACCCAGCTCGCACAGGCGGTCGGCGTGCAGCGCAGCGCCGTGAGCCACTGGGAAGCGCCCCAGGGCAAGAACCCTAGCGTCCAGCACATGCGCGAGATCGCCATGGTGACGGGCGTGCAGTTCGAATGGCTGGCCACCGGCCGCGGGCAGATGGCGCCTTCGCGCGACACCGTCCTGGATTCGGTGGCCGCGGTGGACGCGCTGCTGGTCGACGATTCACTGGAGCAGCGCCTGCTGATGGCCTTCCGCGAAGCACCCGTGCGCGCCCGCCTGGCGCTGGTGGAGCTGGTGGAGGAACTCGCGAGCCAACGCACCGGCCGCCCGCGCGCGCGATCGCTGATGACCAGCGACGCCTACTACGACACTTTGGAGTAA
- the groES gene encoding co-chaperone GroES: MNIKPLYDRVVIKRMEEEKMSAGGIVIPDSATEKPIKGEVVAVGEGKVLDNGTVRTPKVKAGDKVLFGKYSGTEVKLDGTEFLVVKEDDILAVIG, encoded by the coding sequence ATGAACATCAAGCCGCTCTACGACCGCGTGGTCATCAAGCGCATGGAAGAAGAAAAGATGTCGGCCGGCGGCATCGTCATTCCGGACTCGGCCACCGAAAAGCCGATCAAGGGTGAAGTCGTCGCCGTCGGCGAAGGCAAGGTCCTGGACAACGGCACCGTGCGCACCCCGAAGGTCAAGGCCGGCGACAAGGTGCTCTTCGGCAAGTACAGCGGCACCGAAGTGAAGCTGGACGGCACCGAATTCCTCGTGGTGAAGGAAGACGACATCCTCGCCGTCATCGGCTGA
- the groL gene encoding chaperonin GroEL (60 kDa chaperone family; promotes refolding of misfolded polypeptides especially under stressful conditions; forms two stacked rings of heptamers to form a barrel-shaped 14mer; ends can be capped by GroES; misfolded proteins enter the barrel where they are refolded when GroES binds), translating to MAAKEIRFGEDARAKMVRGVNVLANAVKATLGPKGRNVVLEKSFGAPTITKDGVSVAKEIELADKFENMGAQMVKEVASKTSDNAGDGTTTATVLAQALIREGMKAVAAGMNPMDLKRGIDKAVTAAVAELKNISKPTADDKAIAQVGTISANSDESIGNIIADAMKKVGKEGVITVEEGSGLENELDVVEGMQFDRGYLSPYFINNQQSMSAELDDPFILLHDKKVSNVRDLLPVLEGVAKAGKPLLIVAEEVEGEALATLVVNTIRGIVKVCAVKAPGFGDRRKAMLEDMAILTGGTVISEEVGLSLEKATIKDLGRAKKVQVTKENTTIIDGAGETSGIEGRIKQIKAQIEETSSDYDREKLQERVAKLAGGVAVIKVGASTEIEMKEKKARVEDALHATRAAVEEGVVPGGGVALIRALASVGKLSGANEDQNHGIQIALRAMEAPLREIVTNAGEEPSVVLNKVKDGQGNFGYNAQTGEFGDMVAMGILDPTKVTRTALQNAASIAGLMITTEAMVAELPKKDEPAMPGGGMGGMGGMDF from the coding sequence ATGGCTGCCAAGGAAATCCGTTTCGGTGAGGACGCGCGCGCGAAGATGGTGCGCGGCGTCAACGTGCTCGCCAATGCCGTCAAGGCCACCCTCGGTCCGAAGGGCCGCAACGTCGTCCTCGAAAAGAGCTTCGGCGCCCCGACGATCACCAAGGACGGCGTGTCCGTCGCCAAGGAAATCGAACTGGCCGACAAGTTCGAGAACATGGGCGCGCAGATGGTGAAGGAAGTCGCTTCGAAGACTTCCGACAACGCCGGCGACGGCACCACCACCGCCACCGTGCTCGCGCAGGCGCTGATCCGTGAAGGCATGAAGGCGGTCGCCGCCGGCATGAACCCGATGGACCTCAAGCGCGGCATCGACAAGGCCGTCACCGCGGCCGTCGCCGAGTTGAAGAACATCAGCAAGCCGACCGCCGACGACAAGGCGATCGCCCAGGTCGGCACGATCTCGGCCAACTCGGACGAATCGATCGGCAACATCATTGCCGACGCGATGAAGAAGGTCGGCAAGGAAGGCGTGATCACCGTTGAAGAAGGCTCGGGCCTGGAGAACGAGCTCGACGTCGTCGAAGGCATGCAGTTCGACCGCGGCTACCTCTCGCCGTACTTCATCAACAACCAGCAGTCGATGTCGGCCGAGCTGGATGATCCCTTCATCCTGCTGCACGACAAGAAGGTCTCGAACGTCCGCGACCTGCTGCCCGTCCTGGAAGGCGTGGCGAAGGCCGGCAAGCCGCTGCTCATCGTCGCCGAGGAAGTCGAAGGCGAAGCGCTGGCGACCCTGGTGGTCAACACCATCCGCGGCATCGTGAAGGTCTGCGCCGTGAAGGCCCCGGGCTTCGGCGACCGTCGCAAGGCGATGCTGGAAGACATGGCCATCCTCACCGGCGGCACCGTGATCTCCGAAGAAGTCGGCCTCTCGCTCGAGAAGGCGACCATCAAGGACCTCGGCCGCGCGAAGAAGGTGCAGGTCACCAAGGAAAACACCACGATCATCGACGGCGCGGGCGAAACCTCGGGCATCGAAGGCCGCATCAAGCAGATCAAGGCGCAGATCGAAGAGACCTCTTCGGACTACGACCGCGAGAAGCTGCAGGAACGCGTGGCGAAGCTCGCCGGCGGCGTGGCCGTGATCAAGGTCGGTGCCTCGACCGAAATCGAAATGAAGGAAAAGAAGGCGCGCGTCGAAGACGCCCTGCACGCCACGCGTGCGGCGGTGGAAGAAGGCGTGGTGCCGGGCGGCGGCGTCGCCCTGATCCGCGCGCTGGCCTCGGTCGGCAAGCTCTCGGGCGCGAACGAAGACCAGAACCACGGCATCCAGATCGCCCTGCGCGCGATGGAAGCCCCGCTGCGCGAAATCGTCACCAATGCCGGTGAAGAGCCGTCCGTCGTGCTCAACAAGGTCAAGGATGGCCAGGGCAACTTCGGCTACAACGCGCAGACCGGCGAGTTCGGCGACATGGTCGCGATGGGCATCCTGGACCCGACCAAGGTCACGCGCACCGCGCTGCAGAACGCTGCATCGATCGCCGGCCTGATGATCACGACCGAAGCGATGGTCGCCGAGCTGCCGAAGAAGGACGAGCCGGCGATGCCGGGCGGCGGCATGGGCGGCATGGGTGGCATGGATTTCTGA
- a CDS encoding TIGR03118 family protein — MHAFIPNPRARAVLALALATGLASSVAWADGYKQRTLVSDVGGIPAEHHDPNLVNGWGVAFNPYGFVWVSSADGMKSTLYDGNGVVQSLVVDIPSPTMTTGGHPTGIVFNGSDAFDVKKGALMGAARFMFATEQGVIAAWSPGVDLTHAIRVVNRSADGTNYKGLALSGDGLTQLLYATDFFHAKIDVYDSQFHKLTLPAGRFVDVGIPKHYAPFGIQAINGDLYVTYALQNAEGDDEVKCAGCGYVSVFKPNGKFVKRFASRGTLNAPWGLALAPTAFGTFHNAVLVGNFGDGRINAYGASSTTFLGQLRRPNGYPVYIDGLWGMQFGNGLNNQPVDTLFFAAGPDDEAHGVYGRLDFVNSP; from the coding sequence ATGCATGCATTCATCCCCAATCCGCGCGCGCGCGCCGTGCTGGCGCTCGCGCTCGCCACCGGCCTGGCCTCATCCGTGGCCTGGGCCGACGGGTACAAACAGCGCACCCTGGTGTCCGACGTCGGCGGCATTCCCGCCGAACACCACGATCCCAACCTGGTGAATGGCTGGGGCGTCGCCTTCAATCCTTACGGTTTCGTGTGGGTGTCCTCCGCCGACGGGATGAAATCGACGCTGTACGACGGCAACGGCGTCGTGCAATCCCTGGTCGTCGACATCCCCTCGCCCACGATGACCACCGGCGGCCATCCGACGGGCATCGTGTTCAACGGCTCGGATGCCTTCGACGTGAAGAAAGGCGCCCTCATGGGAGCGGCGCGCTTCATGTTCGCCACCGAGCAGGGCGTGATCGCCGCATGGTCGCCGGGCGTGGATCTCACGCATGCGATCCGGGTGGTCAATCGCTCGGCCGACGGCACCAATTACAAGGGCCTCGCGCTGAGCGGCGACGGCCTGACGCAACTGCTGTACGCCACCGACTTCTTCCACGCGAAGATCGATGTCTACGACAGCCAGTTCCACAAACTCACGCTGCCCGCGGGGCGCTTCGTCGACGTGGGCATTCCGAAGCACTACGCGCCGTTCGGCATCCAGGCCATCAACGGCGACCTCTACGTGACGTATGCGCTGCAGAATGCGGAAGGCGACGATGAAGTCAAATGCGCAGGCTGCGGCTACGTGAGCGTGTTCAAACCGAACGGCAAGTTCGTCAAACGCTTCGCCTCGCGCGGCACGCTCAACGCGCCGTGGGGCCTGGCACTCGCACCGACGGCGTTCGGCACGTTCCACAACGCGGTGCTCGTGGGCAACTTCGGCGACGGGAGGATCAATGCCTACGGCGCATCGTCGACCACGTTCCTCGGACAACTGCGGCGCCCGAACGGGTATCCGGTCTACATCGACGGCCTGTGGGGCATGCAGTTCGGCAACGGATTGAACAACCAGCCGGTGGATACGTTGTTCTTCGCCGCGGGTCCGGACGATGAAGCGCACGGGGTGTATGGGCGACTGGATTTCGTCAATTCGCCGTGA
- a CDS encoding sigma-70 family RNA polymerase sigma factor, with protein sequence MVLPPQKAIPMDEVDLIGLVAVEDVHAFEALYRAYHPRLRRFLRGMLRQATLVDEVLDDTMLVAWRKAHTFDATSQVSTWLFAIAYRQALKALRRMDWSLPDPVDEPAAPRETEPDRELAQQQLRARLDEALAHLTPEHRAVIDLTYFQGYSCKEIAEITDCPVATVKTRMFYARRRMKALLGDAGAQAL encoded by the coding sequence ATGGTGCTGCCGCCCCAGAAGGCCATTCCCATGGACGAGGTCGATCTGATCGGCCTGGTGGCGGTCGAGGACGTGCATGCGTTCGAGGCGCTGTATCGCGCCTACCACCCGAGGCTCCGGCGATTCCTGCGCGGCATGTTGCGGCAGGCGACCTTGGTGGACGAAGTCCTGGACGACACGATGTTGGTGGCATGGCGCAAGGCACACACGTTCGACGCGACCTCGCAGGTCTCGACGTGGCTGTTCGCCATCGCCTATCGACAAGCGCTCAAGGCACTGCGGCGCATGGATTGGTCGCTGCCCGATCCCGTCGACGAACCGGCCGCACCGCGCGAAACCGAACCCGACCGCGAACTCGCACAACAGCAATTGCGCGCGCGCCTGGATGAAGCGCTCGCGCACCTCACTCCAGAGCATCGTGCCGTGATCGACCTGACCTATTTCCAGGGCTACAGCTGCAAGGAGATCGCCGAGATCACCGATTGTCCCGTCGCGACGGTGAAGACGCGCATGTTCTACGCGCGCCGTCGCATGAAGGCGTTGCTGGGCGACGCAGGAGCGCAGGCGCTGTGA